One part of the Sinobacterium norvegicum genome encodes these proteins:
- the cobN gene encoding cobaltochelatase subunit CobN: protein MHLLAAQPGGFVDDEGIVDLQQQPAPIVILSAADSSLAALAQAVDTLPRDFAEVRLANWMQLLKPAAMDLYRDTVIDAAEIVVVSLLGGESYWQYGVEQLQQWQQQRPNRHLIVVPGDDAVDLALLAISSVDEGRWLTTWQYLRQGGVSNAKQCLLSLLPLLQGGAVTEVSPPLQIPSSCIYWPVQYADGQIALEQLTEDVLLAQCQQHWQPMQPVAILLFYRSHLQSANTAMFDQLIALMIEQGLNPLPIAITSLKDQDSIDSVNRLIEQTDSAVIINTTGFASNRVGTPCLSSEPTAFVSPFTANITVLQCILSSSTEDDWLQYKQGLRSRDVAMQVVLPELDGRIITHAISFKALSHYNQRCQIDVIRYQLQQQRAVALLQLAANICRLSTVPNQQKRVALILANYPTKDGRIGNGVGLDTPASTVNILQALASAGYPISNIPADGNDLITELMGSVTNNPNTIHQRGCWQSMSVADYRQYFQQLPLPQQQAVIERWGEPEQDPKYRNGRIMLAGIRLGETFVGIQPARGYNLDLAANYHDPDLIPPHSYLAFYFWLRYQYRVAAVIHVGKHGNLEWLPGKGTALSAHCWPDITLGPIPHFYPFIVNDPGEGAQAKRRAHAVIIDHLMPPMTRAESYGELAALEGLVDEYYQTLGMDGRREQWLREQIIIEVKRCHLAEELAADDDDEMLDQLDAYLCDIKEAQIRHGLHRLGQLPVSEKLVDTIVALLRLPRGDDDHSRGILHSLAKDLDLTVLAGEDYDPLTAEAQVWTAERPAILQHLSDESWRTAADTRERLELLAMIVVKAWVIEEGDSRVDLQSLLPASYALCQYSKQTLLAALEQSAVNETEALINGLGGGFVEPGPSGAPTRGRLDTLPTGRNFFSVDNRSIPSNAAWALGQLSAQALIERHLQEHGDYPTTLGLSVWGTATMRTGGDDIAQAFALMGVKPIWAPGSQRVIDIEVIPAMLLGRPRVDVTLRVSGFFRDAFANVMRLFAVAVEAIAKMDEADASNPIKANIERRRQQLIAEGVEAEAAQTQACYRVFGSKPGAYGAGLQGLIDERCWQHKSDLSEAYINWGGYAYGSDYGGVAGGDGVEARSAFGHQLANLEAVVQNQDNREHDLLDSDDYYQFQGGMTNAVTVLSGNTPKVYHSDHANPSAPKIRTLKEELNRVIRSRLLNPKWIEGMREHGYKGGFEMAASIDYMFAYDATTDLIADYQYQQVSDTLIFDRQNQQFLKDNNPQALEEMTERMLEACQRGLWQQPDDYQQKLQGLLLSLDEENEG from the coding sequence ATGCATCTGTTAGCCGCTCAGCCCGGTGGGTTTGTCGACGATGAGGGTATTGTCGATCTACAGCAACAACCTGCACCTATCGTGATACTGTCGGCCGCCGACAGCAGCTTGGCGGCACTGGCCCAGGCGGTCGATACTTTACCCCGTGATTTTGCTGAGGTGCGTCTGGCCAATTGGATGCAGCTGCTAAAGCCAGCGGCGATGGATCTTTATCGTGACACGGTGATCGACGCGGCCGAGATTGTGGTGGTATCGCTGTTGGGGGGTGAAAGTTATTGGCAGTACGGCGTCGAGCAGCTACAGCAGTGGCAGCAACAACGGCCTAATCGGCATTTGATTGTCGTCCCCGGTGATGATGCCGTTGATTTGGCGCTACTGGCTATTAGCTCGGTGGACGAGGGTCGCTGGTTAACGACCTGGCAATATCTTCGTCAGGGCGGAGTCAGCAATGCCAAGCAGTGTTTATTGTCACTATTGCCCTTACTGCAGGGCGGCGCTGTTACTGAGGTGTCGCCACCGCTACAGATTCCGAGCAGCTGTATTTATTGGCCGGTTCAATATGCTGACGGGCAGATTGCGCTTGAGCAACTCACTGAAGATGTTTTACTGGCCCAGTGTCAGCAACACTGGCAGCCGATGCAGCCAGTAGCGATCTTACTGTTTTACCGCAGTCACCTGCAGAGCGCCAATACGGCCATGTTCGACCAGTTAATTGCACTGATGATAGAGCAGGGGCTCAACCCCCTGCCCATAGCGATTACCTCTCTGAAGGATCAAGACTCTATCGACAGCGTCAATCGGTTGATCGAGCAGACTGATAGTGCAGTGATTATCAATACCACTGGCTTTGCCAGCAACCGGGTTGGCACACCGTGCTTGAGCAGTGAACCGACGGCGTTCGTCAGCCCGTTTACGGCGAATATAACGGTGTTACAGTGTATTTTATCCAGTAGTACCGAAGACGACTGGCTGCAGTATAAACAGGGCTTGCGCAGCCGTGATGTGGCGATGCAGGTGGTGTTGCCGGAGCTAGACGGTCGCATTATTACCCATGCTATTAGCTTCAAGGCCCTGAGCCATTACAACCAGCGCTGCCAAATAGACGTTATCCGCTACCAGCTACAGCAACAGCGAGCGGTGGCCCTGCTGCAATTAGCGGCCAATATTTGCCGTCTGTCGACAGTGCCTAATCAGCAAAAACGAGTGGCGCTCATCCTGGCCAATTACCCGACCAAAGACGGCCGTATTGGCAATGGCGTCGGCCTCGATACACCGGCCTCAACGGTGAATATATTGCAGGCCTTGGCGTCTGCGGGCTACCCCATCAGCAATATACCGGCTGATGGCAACGATTTGATCACCGAGCTAATGGGCTCCGTCACCAACAACCCTAACACCATCCATCAGCGGGGGTGTTGGCAGAGCATGTCGGTGGCCGATTACCGTCAATATTTTCAACAATTACCGCTGCCGCAACAACAGGCGGTTATCGAGCGCTGGGGTGAACCTGAACAGGACCCGAAATACCGCAACGGCAGAATCATGTTGGCCGGTATTCGATTGGGCGAAACCTTTGTCGGTATTCAGCCGGCGCGGGGCTATAATCTCGATTTGGCTGCCAACTATCACGACCCCGATCTGATTCCACCGCACAGTTATCTAGCGTTTTATTTTTGGCTGCGTTACCAGTATCGGGTGGCCGCGGTTATTCATGTCGGTAAACACGGTAATTTAGAGTGGTTGCCGGGCAAGGGCACAGCCTTGTCTGCGCACTGCTGGCCCGATATTACGCTGGGCCCTATCCCGCATTTTTATCCGTTTATTGTCAATGATCCGGGTGAGGGCGCGCAGGCTAAGCGGCGTGCACACGCGGTGATTATTGACCATTTAATGCCGCCGATGACGCGGGCAGAGAGCTATGGAGAACTGGCTGCGCTGGAGGGGCTGGTCGATGAATATTATCAGACGCTGGGGATGGATGGTCGGCGGGAGCAATGGCTGCGGGAGCAGATTATTATTGAGGTCAAGCGCTGCCATTTAGCCGAAGAGTTAGCCGCTGACGACGATGATGAGATGCTAGATCAACTCGATGCCTATCTCTGCGATATCAAAGAGGCACAAATTCGCCACGGCCTGCATCGGCTGGGTCAGTTGCCGGTTTCTGAAAAATTAGTGGATACCATTGTCGCGTTGTTACGCCTACCACGAGGTGATGATGACCACAGTCGGGGCATACTACACAGTTTGGCAAAAGACTTAGACTTAACAGTGTTGGCCGGTGAGGACTATGACCCGCTGACGGCAGAGGCTCAAGTTTGGACCGCTGAGCGCCCGGCGATATTGCAGCATCTCAGTGATGAATCATGGCGAACAGCGGCGGATACTCGAGAGCGTCTGGAGCTGCTGGCAATGATTGTCGTCAAGGCCTGGGTTATCGAGGAGGGCGATTCGCGAGTCGATTTACAGTCTTTACTGCCAGCCAGTTATGCCCTGTGCCAATACAGTAAGCAGACTTTACTTGCCGCCTTAGAACAGAGTGCAGTCAATGAGACCGAGGCGTTGATCAATGGTCTCGGTGGTGGTTTTGTCGAACCCGGCCCCAGTGGTGCACCGACCCGTGGCCGACTCGATACCCTGCCCACCGGCAGAAATTTCTTTTCGGTCGATAACCGCAGCATCCCATCAAACGCTGCCTGGGCGCTGGGGCAGCTGTCGGCGCAGGCGCTGATTGAGCGGCATCTGCAGGAGCACGGGGATTACCCGACGACGCTGGGCCTGTCTGTCTGGGGCACGGCGACAATGCGAACCGGTGGCGATGATATTGCGCAGGCCTTTGCACTGATGGGTGTTAAACCAATCTGGGCGCCAGGCTCGCAGCGGGTGATTGATATCGAGGTGATACCGGCGATGTTACTCGGCCGGCCGAGAGTGGATGTGACGCTGCGGGTGTCGGGCTTTTTTCGCGATGCCTTTGCCAATGTGATGCGACTGTTTGCCGTTGCTGTCGAGGCGATTGCCAAGATGGATGAGGCCGACGCCAGCAACCCGATCAAGGCCAATATCGAGCGGCGTCGACAGCAGCTTATCGCCGAGGGTGTTGAGGCTGAAGCGGCGCAGACTCAGGCTTGTTACCGCGTCTTTGGTAGCAAGCCGGGGGCTTATGGTGCCGGTTTGCAGGGCTTGATTGATGAGCGTTGTTGGCAGCATAAAAGCGATTTGTCCGAGGCCTATATCAATTGGGGCGGCTATGCCTACGGCAGTGACTATGGCGGCGTTGCTGGCGGCGATGGTGTGGAGGCGCGTTCTGCGTTCGGTCATCAGTTGGCCAATCTCGAGGCGGTGGTGCAAAATCAAGATAATCGTGAGCATGACCTGCTTGATTCCGATGATTATTATCAATTCCAAGGCGGTATGACTAACGCCGTTACGGTGTTGTCTGGCAACACCCCTAAGGTTTATCACAGTGATCACGCCAACCCGTCAGCACCGAAGATAAGAACCTTAAAAGAAGAGTTAAACCGTGTGATTCGTTCGCGGCTACTTAACCCTAAATGGATAGAGGGGATGCGTGAGCATGGCTATAAGGGTGGCTTTGAAATGGCGGCCTCGATTGATTACATGTTTGCCTATGATGCCACCACAGATCTTATAGCTGATTATCAGTACCAACAGGTCAGTGATACATTAATTTTTGATCGACAAAATCAGCAATTTCTAAAAGATAATAACCCCCAAGCCTTGGAGGAAATGACCGAGCGAATGCTCGAGGCCTGTCAGCGTGGGCTTTGGCAGCAACCAGATGATTATCAACAGAAATTACAAGGTTTACTTCTATCGTTAGATGAGGAAAACGAAGGTTAA
- a CDS encoding alkaline phosphatase, whose amino-acid sequence MNKRIATVIAAGLLSASTFSLAETPQNVILIIGDGMDDQQISIARNYLVGSQGRLTLDAMPVRSTAQVLTVDNDDPNKPVYVADSANSATSLATGVITSRGRIATTAKTDQSITTIIEMAQQAGLKTGIVSTASVTDATPASFIAHIDKRFCEDPSMMIDGLMHGRFPIECESYTKANGRSGSISEQLAASNVDVILGGGMQHFDIAAEASDKTVLQQAVDNGFNIVTSVAELENANNDSKLLGLFSPSTMPTLMRGENGRIAEAPEKSVMNHIYKYLGEITPPPVMICEDNPKFASMPTMKQMTDAAISHLDSNQGFFLMIESASIDKASHGRNACGSIGEVQQLNAALDSALAYAETSPNTLIIVTADHGQAAQMIPEVSLFSNAAYGGLPAATPGLIARIKTPEGSIMGVNYATNESFAEEHTGVNVPVFANIVGQDVIAPMITQPDIFTITANHLGLK is encoded by the coding sequence ATGAACAAACGTATTGCCACCGTTATTGCAGCCGGCTTGTTATCGGCATCAACTTTTAGCCTCGCTGAGACACCTCAGAATGTCATCCTGATCATCGGTGATGGCATGGATGATCAACAAATCAGCATAGCGCGTAACTATCTCGTCGGTTCCCAAGGTCGGCTCACTCTCGACGCAATGCCAGTACGCAGCACCGCGCAGGTTCTCACCGTCGACAACGATGACCCAAACAAGCCGGTCTATGTTGCCGATTCTGCCAACAGTGCGACCTCGTTAGCGACGGGTGTCATTACCAGCCGTGGCCGCATTGCCACAACGGCAAAAACTGATCAGAGTATCACTACAATCATTGAAATGGCCCAACAGGCAGGATTAAAAACCGGCATCGTCAGCACCGCCAGTGTCACCGATGCGACCCCTGCCTCATTTATTGCCCATATCGATAAGCGCTTTTGCGAAGACCCCAGCATGATGATTGACGGCCTGATGCATGGCCGATTCCCCATTGAATGTGAGTCATATACCAAGGCTAACGGTCGCTCTGGCTCTATTTCCGAGCAACTGGCTGCCTCCAACGTCGATGTCATCCTCGGTGGAGGCATGCAACATTTCGATATCGCCGCCGAAGCCAGTGACAAAACAGTACTACAACAAGCCGTCGACAATGGCTTCAATATCGTCACCTCTGTTGCCGAGCTAGAGAACGCCAACAATGACAGCAAACTATTAGGCTTATTCTCACCCAGTACCATGCCCACTCTCATGCGAGGAGAAAATGGTCGTATTGCTGAGGCGCCCGAAAAAAGCGTGATGAACCATATCTACAAATACCTGGGTGAAATCACCCCGCCACCGGTGATGATATGCGAAGACAACCCAAAGTTTGCGTCGATGCCCACCATGAAGCAGATGACTGACGCTGCTATCAGCCACTTAGACAGTAACCAAGGCTTTTTCCTAATGATTGAATCAGCCTCTATAGACAAGGCCTCACATGGACGAAATGCCTGCGGCTCAATTGGTGAGGTGCAACAACTCAATGCCGCACTCGACAGCGCCCTGGCTTATGCCGAGACGTCGCCTAATACACTGATCATCGTCACCGCCGACCACGGCCAAGCCGCACAGATGATCCCTGAGGTCAGCCTGTTCTCTAATGCCGCTTATGGCGGTTTACCCGCAGCCACCCCAGGTTTGATTGCCAGAATCAAGACACCCGAAGGCAGTATTATGGGGGTTAATTATGCGACTAATGAGTCCTTCGCCGAAGAGCACACCGGTGTCAACGTGCCTGTATTCGCCAATATCGTCGGTCAGGATGTTATCGCACCGATGATTACCCAACCGGATATCTTCACCATTACCGCCAACCACCTCGGGTTAAAGTAA
- the cobW gene encoding cobalamin biosynthesis protein CobW: MQLNKIPATVVTGFLGSGKTTLLSNILKQAKGKRIAVIVNEFGELDIDADLLRSCPLDCDDEQSNAAIDAGNGIYELANGCICCTVEEEFLPVMKQLVARRDDIDHILIETSGLALPKPLVQAFNWPEIKQHCTVDAVITVIDGPAVAAGRFADDEQKVQSQRLANENLDHDPSLQELLDDQLSAADLVVVSKNDLLLDEQRQLVEEIVQNKVPAAVKTCYTSNGEASLEMLIGLDAEAEQRIEQVHTHHDHHHDHGAHHDHAHDHFDSFVVSLGEVDGDKLQAVLQDLLTQQTIFRAKGFAALPNKPMRQVLQAVGERLDVHFDRLWAANEMRQTNLVFIGKQLDEAVVIAALQTAEATATA; encoded by the coding sequence ATGCAGTTAAATAAAATTCCCGCCACCGTTGTCACCGGTTTCTTAGGCAGCGGTAAAACCACCTTACTGTCCAATATTCTAAAGCAGGCCAAGGGCAAGCGGATTGCCGTTATTGTCAATGAGTTTGGTGAGTTAGATATCGATGCCGACCTGCTGCGTTCTTGCCCTTTGGACTGCGATGATGAGCAGAGCAACGCGGCCATCGATGCGGGCAACGGTATTTATGAATTGGCCAACGGCTGCATATGCTGCACCGTGGAAGAAGAGTTCTTACCGGTGATGAAACAGTTGGTTGCCCGCCGTGATGACATTGACCATATCCTCATCGAAACATCGGGCTTGGCCCTGCCCAAGCCATTGGTGCAGGCGTTTAACTGGCCTGAAATAAAACAACATTGTACGGTTGATGCGGTGATTACCGTGATCGATGGCCCGGCCGTCGCCGCCGGCCGTTTTGCCGACGATGAACAAAAAGTACAGAGCCAACGGCTGGCCAATGAAAACCTGGACCATGATCCCAGCTTGCAAGAACTGTTAGATGATCAACTCAGCGCCGCTGATTTAGTGGTCGTTAGTAAGAATGATTTGTTGCTCGATGAGCAACGTCAGTTGGTTGAGGAAATTGTTCAAAACAAGGTGCCTGCTGCGGTTAAAACCTGTTATACCAGTAATGGCGAAGCCAGTTTAGAGATGCTGATTGGTCTCGATGCCGAGGCTGAACAGCGTATTGAGCAGGTACACACACACCACGATCATCATCATGACCATGGTGCGCACCACGATCATGCCCACGATCATTTTGACTCTTTTGTGGTGAGTCTCGGTGAGGTCGACGGGGATAAATTGCAGGCGGTGTTACAAGACCTGTTAACGCAGCAGACTATTTTCCGCGCCAAGGGCTTTGCCGCACTGCCCAATAAGCCGATGCGACAAGTATTGCAGGCGGTGGGTGAACGTCTTGATGTTCATTTCGATCGTCTATGGGCGGCGAATGAGATGCGTCAAACCAATCTGGTATTTATCGGCAAGCAGTTGGATGAGGCGGTGGTGATCGCAGCATTGCAAACAGCTGAAGCAACAGCGACGGCCTAA
- the ftnA gene encoding non-heme ferritin, protein MLTKEMVCFLNEQINLEFYSSNLYLQMSAWCEDKGYEGAAAFMRSHADEEMEHMRRLFTYVSETGALPRLGAIAEAPYEFKSLSSLFNTTYEHECMITSKINDLAHAAFTNRDYSTFNFLQWYVSEQHEEEKLFKSIVDKIELVGEDGKALFLIDKDLAAMATSGSDSIMTEA, encoded by the coding sequence ATGTTAACAAAAGAAATGGTGTGCTTCTTAAACGAGCAAATCAACCTTGAATTTTACTCCTCAAATCTTTATCTACAGATGAGCGCCTGGTGTGAGGATAAAGGCTATGAGGGCGCTGCAGCCTTTATGCGTAGTCATGCCGATGAAGAAATGGAGCATATGCGCCGTCTGTTTACCTATGTTAGCGAAACCGGTGCCCTGCCTCGGCTAGGCGCTATTGCAGAAGCTCCCTATGAATTTAAATCTCTCAGTTCGCTGTTTAATACCACCTATGAACACGAGTGTATGATTACCTCAAAAATCAACGATCTCGCCCACGCAGCATTCACCAACAGAGATTATTCTACCTTCAACTTTCTTCAGTGGTATGTTTCAGAGCAACACGAGGAAGAAAAACTGTTTAAATCCATTGTCGATAAAATCGAGCTTGTTGGTGAAGACGGCAAAGCGCTATTTTTAATTGACAAAGACCTGGCGGCAATGGCTACCTCTGGCAGCGACAGCATTATGACTGAAGCCTAA
- a CDS encoding cobalamin biosynthesis protein, whose product MIRIIALTEAGQKLGRQLEAELADSQLHFKPQPFAETVQRYFSDGNRLIMICATGIVMRTLSPVIANKHQDPAVLVLDEKGEFVIPLLSGHEGGANQWAVEIAEYLSATAVITTAKPYLQPQYAVGMGCERGCSEAHLRQHLEQCLARADLTIEQISSINSIDIKADEQGLIALAASLQLPFQCWNKQQLATVEAQLTMRSEYVYNTVGVYGVAESAALFAAQQLTGDSAEIVFAKHKTDKATCAIARSFPL is encoded by the coding sequence ATGATACGCATTATCGCACTAACCGAGGCGGGGCAAAAACTGGGCAGGCAACTTGAGGCGGAGTTGGCCGACAGCCAATTGCATTTTAAGCCGCAGCCTTTCGCTGAGACCGTCCAACGTTACTTTAGTGACGGTAATCGTTTGATCATGATTTGTGCCACCGGCATTGTGATGCGCACGCTGAGCCCGGTTATCGCCAATAAACACCAGGACCCCGCGGTATTGGTTCTCGATGAAAAAGGTGAGTTTGTCATTCCCTTGCTCAGTGGCCATGAGGGGGGGGCTAATCAGTGGGCGGTTGAGATTGCCGAATACTTATCGGCAACGGCCGTCATAACCACGGCCAAGCCTTATTTACAGCCACAATATGCTGTTGGCATGGGTTGTGAGCGTGGTTGCAGCGAGGCGCATTTGAGACAGCATTTAGAGCAGTGTCTGGCCCGCGCAGATTTGACCATAGAGCAAATCAGCAGCATTAACAGTATCGATATCAAGGCCGATGAACAGGGGTTGATCGCCTTGGCTGCCAGCCTTCAACTGCCTTTTCAGTGCTGGAATAAACAGCAGTTGGCCACGGTAGAGGCGCAACTCACCATGCGTTCGGAGTACGTCTATAACACGGTGGGTGTCTATGGCGTGGCGGAATCCGCCGCCTTGTTTGCCGCGCAACAACTCACCGGCGACAGCGCCGAGATTGTTTTTGCCAAACACAAAACGGATAAGGCAACCTGCGCCATAGCCCGCAGTTTCCCACTGTAA
- the cobI gene encoding precorrin-2 C(20)-methyltransferase, with translation MMVALEHSEPCFIGVGVGPGDPELMTLKSVREIRNADVICYLVNQQGHSQARAIASLSIDAVGKDNLVEIAIVMPMSEDRNLANQAYDEGAEKIITQLGRQQRVIFLCEGDPLMFGSFAYLLERIEGRYPCQVVPGISSIMAGAAALPLPLTMQRDSLVVISGRHDDDKLIAALQQHQSVVIMKAGRARPRILAALKQTGRLQHAKYLEYIGRENQHIVDDVSELDNTAGPYFSLFIITAATLHERSER, from the coding sequence ATGATGGTGGCTTTAGAGCACAGTGAGCCTTGTTTTATTGGTGTTGGTGTAGGCCCCGGCGACCCTGAGTTGATGACGCTTAAATCTGTTCGTGAGATTCGCAACGCTGATGTTATCTGTTATTTAGTCAATCAGCAGGGGCACTCTCAAGCACGGGCGATTGCCTCGCTGTCGATAGACGCTGTTGGCAAAGACAATCTGGTCGAAATCGCCATCGTAATGCCGATGAGTGAGGACCGAAACCTGGCCAACCAGGCCTATGATGAGGGCGCAGAAAAAATTATTACTCAGCTGGGTCGCCAACAGCGGGTGATTTTTCTCTGCGAGGGCGACCCGTTAATGTTTGGCTCGTTTGCCTATTTGTTAGAGCGGATTGAGGGGCGATACCCCTGTCAGGTGGTGCCGGGCATTTCATCGATTATGGCGGGGGCGGCGGCTTTACCGCTGCCGCTGACCATGCAGCGGGACTCATTGGTGGTCATCAGTGGTCGCCATGATGATGACAAACTTATCGCGGCGCTGCAGCAGCATCAGAGTGTGGTGATTATGAAGGCGGGTCGAGCACGGCCTCGTATATTGGCCGCCCTAAAGCAGACCGGTAGGTTGCAGCACGCCAAGTATCTGGAGTATATCGGCAGGGAAAACCAACATATTGTCGATGATGTGAGTGAACTCGACAACACCGCCGGCCCGTATTTTTCGCTGTTCATCATTACCGCGGCGACATTACACGAGAGGAGTGAACGATGA
- a CDS encoding limonene-1,2-epoxide hydrolase family protein: protein MSNIALVQTFINAINDNKKNNVLAFFNDQSVFNNIPMGIVTGQQGVWDILGPLHEQVEAVEYVIHNIAESSDGVVLTERTDRYHFKDHIAEFPVMGTFEVDGSIIRQWRDYFDMKQCLAQLPKADRE from the coding sequence ATGAGCAATATTGCCCTCGTTCAAACATTTATAAACGCTATCAACGACAACAAAAAAAACAATGTACTGGCCTTTTTTAATGATCAGTCAGTCTTTAATAATATCCCGATGGGCATAGTGACTGGCCAGCAGGGTGTCTGGGACATACTCGGCCCCCTGCACGAGCAAGTCGAAGCGGTAGAATACGTGATACACAATATCGCAGAGTCCAGCGATGGCGTCGTTCTTACTGAAAGGACTGACCGCTACCATTTTAAAGACCATATTGCTGAATTTCCCGTCATGGGCACTTTTGAAGTTGATGGCAGTATTATTAGGCAATGGCGAGATTACTTCGACATGAAGCAATGCCTGGCACAGCTACCCAAGGCAGATAGAGAATAG
- the cobM gene encoding precorrin-4 C(11)-methyltransferase: MKVYFLGAGPGDPELITVKAQRILQQCPAVLYAGSLVPREILQSVEATASSIIDTASLDLEQIIAHIVEARDNHQDVARVHSGDPSVYGAIGEQIRRLEALDIDYEIIPGVTATSASAAWLGKELTLSGVSQTIIMTRYEGKTPFPERERLPELARSGATLAIHLGVTRIHKVVEDLLPHYGEDCPVAVCYRTSWPDQDKVTGTLKDIVAKVREKKFTRTSLILVGHVLDAENFQDSYLYDEDKAHVYRPKVKPAAPRTVKRDDKKIA, translated from the coding sequence ATGAAAGTATATTTTTTAGGCGCAGGCCCCGGTGACCCTGAGTTAATTACGGTCAAGGCACAGCGTATATTACAGCAGTGCCCGGCAGTACTCTATGCCGGCTCACTGGTGCCGCGGGAGATTTTGCAGTCGGTTGAGGCGACCGCCAGCAGCATTATCGATACCGCATCCCTGGACCTCGAACAAATCATTGCGCATATTGTTGAGGCCAGGGATAACCATCAAGATGTCGCCCGTGTGCACTCCGGCGACCCGTCTGTCTATGGTGCCATCGGTGAGCAGATTCGTCGTCTTGAGGCCTTGGATATCGATTATGAAATCATCCCCGGCGTCACAGCGACATCGGCATCGGCGGCATGGTTGGGTAAAGAGTTGACACTGTCTGGTGTCTCTCAAACCATAATTATGACGCGTTATGAGGGTAAGACGCCGTTCCCAGAGCGTGAACGCCTGCCTGAACTTGCCCGTTCTGGGGCAACGCTGGCGATTCATTTAGGTGTCACTCGTATTCATAAGGTGGTCGAAGATTTATTGCCACACTATGGCGAGGACTGCCCAGTGGCGGTCTGTTATCGCACCAGCTGGCCCGATCAAGACAAGGTCACGGGCACCTTAAAAGACATTGTTGCCAAGGTTCGCGAAAAGAAATTTACTCGTACCTCATTGATCTTAGTCGGCCATGTGTTAGATGCCGAAAACTTCCAAGACTCTTATCTTTATGACGAAGATAAGGCACACGTCTATCGCCCCAAAGTGAAACCGGCAGCACCGAGAACAGTAAAACGCGACGACAAAAAAATAGCATAA
- the cobJ gene encoding precorrin-3B C(17)-methyltransferase, whose translation MSKLFVVGTGPGDLALVAPKAMHAIKASSDLVAYGLYLDLLGEICDGKNHHDLPLGEEIGRARLALDLAASGKTTALISSGDIGIYAMATLVFELLDRQLSGEEQHPEWLGVEIEVVPGISAMQAGASRVGALLGHDFCTVSLSDLLTPWETIIKRVDAAGQGDFVISFYNPVSKKRDWQLNAARDVLLKYRPASTPVLIGRQLTREDERITITTLGQLDGKDVDMFTMVSVGNSESRHIVNGQKEWVYTPRGYQKKL comes from the coding sequence ATGAGTAAATTATTTGTAGTCGGCACCGGACCTGGCGATTTAGCGCTGGTTGCGCCAAAAGCGATGCATGCGATCAAGGCCAGCAGTGATTTGGTCGCCTATGGTTTGTATTTGGATTTGCTGGGCGAAATCTGTGACGGTAAAAACCATCATGATTTACCCCTGGGTGAAGAAATCGGCCGTGCCCGTTTGGCCCTCGATTTAGCCGCCAGTGGTAAAACCACGGCGCTGATCTCCAGTGGTGATATTGGTATTTATGCCATGGCAACACTGGTTTTTGAGTTGCTTGATCGCCAATTGAGCGGTGAAGAACAGCACCCAGAGTGGCTGGGCGTTGAGATTGAGGTCGTGCCGGGTATCTCTGCCATGCAGGCAGGCGCCAGCCGAGTAGGCGCGTTGTTGGGGCATGATTTTTGTACCGTATCGCTGTCTGATTTATTAACCCCTTGGGAGACAATTATTAAGCGTGTTGATGCCGCCGGGCAGGGTGACTTTGTTATCTCATTTTATAATCCCGTATCGAAGAAACGTGACTGGCAGTTAAACGCCGCCAGAGATGTGTTGTTGAAATATCGCCCCGCCTCAACGCCGGTCTTAATCGGCCGTCAGTTAACCCGTGAAGATGAACGAATCACCATTACTACGCTGGGGCAGCTCGACGGCAAAGATGTCGATATGTTTACCATGGTTTCAGTCGGTAACAGTGAGTCCCGTCATATTGTTAACGGTCAAAAAGAGTGGGTATACACCCCCCGTGGCTATCAGAAAAAACTGTAA